A genome region from Natronobeatus ordinarius includes the following:
- a CDS encoding V-type ATP synthase subunit I, producing the protein MLRPERMSKVSVTGSKGVMPTVIETIHELNLVHLSDYDGTWEGFDNGNPIEGADEVSEKLVTVRALESTLDLDPDDAVPGRLEDDWEARLEGIRTRVNELDDERSEIREQLRQVDEEIDRVAPFAELAIDLDLLSGYDSVEVLVGEGSLSAVEDALESEAAIRAYETFTGGDVVAIVAAPADDEEDVIDDALVGIEFTRHAVPETDQSPRQYVGRLEDRKRDLEDDLQEIDAELEHVKREEGGFLLGLEAELTIESQRADAPLQFATTRRAFIAEGWIPASQYDEFVAALEGAVGDSVEIEQLEVADYDDHEHGAEAHTGAGDDEEEDAAERTREEPPKAATDGGTSQRRGAVTMDDQPPVILNNVTPAKPFELLVKMVSQPKYSELDPTLLVFLTYPFAFGFMIGDIGYGLLYMLMGWGCWKVFDSDAGKALGTIGIWAGAFTVIFGWLYDDIFGVHMSDLGLALPLAGSLDKGLQATEWAMLWIILSLVFGLIHLNIGLIMGFVNELSHGLKAAVYERLSWLLAMNGLFLWIFSLHLVEEKPGFLVGAGEEAILYQFMGFAGLPEVVGQVGLVMVLVGAILVGVGEGIAGIFEIPAWAFGHVLSYLRMVAVLLAKGGMAFAVNLLVFGAYDTPEGYTYFNLPGIPIETISGYEYEALEPGFAGLVHIDPLIVTIPIAILVFVLGHILVLLLGITAAGIQMLRLEYVEFFQKFYEGGGEEYEPFGQERSIQAD; encoded by the coding sequence GAGCAAGGTCTCGGTGACCGGCTCCAAGGGCGTCATGCCCACGGTCATCGAGACGATCCACGAGCTGAACCTGGTCCACCTCTCGGACTACGACGGCACCTGGGAGGGCTTCGACAACGGCAACCCGATCGAGGGTGCCGACGAAGTCTCCGAAAAGCTGGTGACCGTCCGGGCGCTCGAGAGTACGCTCGACCTCGACCCCGACGACGCCGTCCCCGGCCGCCTCGAGGACGACTGGGAAGCACGCCTCGAGGGGATCCGGACCCGGGTGAACGAACTCGACGACGAGCGCAGCGAGATCCGCGAACAGCTCCGACAGGTCGACGAGGAGATCGACCGCGTGGCTCCCTTCGCCGAACTCGCGATCGACCTCGACTTGCTGTCTGGCTACGACAGCGTCGAGGTGCTCGTCGGCGAAGGCTCGCTGTCGGCCGTCGAGGACGCCCTCGAGTCCGAAGCGGCGATCCGGGCCTACGAGACGTTCACCGGCGGGGACGTCGTGGCCATCGTGGCTGCACCCGCCGATGACGAGGAAGACGTCATCGACGACGCGCTCGTGGGTATCGAGTTCACCCGTCACGCGGTGCCGGAGACCGACCAGAGTCCACGGCAGTACGTTGGGCGACTCGAGGACAGAAAGCGTGACCTCGAGGACGATCTCCAGGAGATCGACGCCGAACTCGAGCACGTCAAACGCGAGGAGGGCGGCTTCCTGCTGGGGCTGGAAGCGGAGCTGACGATCGAGTCCCAGCGCGCCGACGCGCCGTTGCAGTTCGCGACGACCCGTCGAGCGTTCATCGCCGAGGGTTGGATCCCTGCGAGCCAGTACGACGAGTTCGTCGCTGCGCTCGAGGGTGCCGTCGGCGACAGCGTCGAGATCGAACAGCTCGAGGTCGCCGACTACGACGACCACGAGCACGGTGCCGAGGCGCACACGGGTGCCGGCGACGACGAGGAAGAAGACGCCGCAGAGCGAACTCGAGAGGAGCCGCCGAAGGCCGCCACCGACGGCGGGACGAGCCAGCGCCGTGGCGCCGTCACGATGGACGACCAGCCGCCGGTTATCCTCAACAACGTCACCCCGGCGAAGCCGTTCGAGCTGCTGGTCAAGATGGTCAGTCAGCCCAAGTACAGCGAACTCGATCCCACGCTGCTCGTCTTCCTCACCTATCCGTTCGCGTTCGGGTTCATGATCGGGGACATCGGTTACGGGCTCCTCTACATGCTGATGGGCTGGGGTTGCTGGAAGGTGTTCGATTCGGACGCCGGGAAGGCGCTCGGGACCATCGGCATCTGGGCCGGTGCGTTCACCGTCATCTTCGGCTGGCTGTACGACGACATCTTCGGCGTCCACATGTCCGACCTCGGACTGGCACTCCCGCTCGCAGGATCGCTCGACAAGGGCCTGCAAGCCACCGAGTGGGCGATGCTCTGGATCATCCTCAGCCTGGTCTTCGGGCTGATCCACCTGAACATCGGCCTGATCATGGGCTTCGTCAACGAGCTCAGCCACGGCCTCAAGGCGGCCGTCTACGAGCGCCTGTCGTGGCTGCTCGCGATGAACGGGCTGTTCCTCTGGATCTTCAGCCTGCACCTGGTCGAGGAGAAGCCCGGATTCCTGGTTGGAGCCGGTGAGGAGGCTATCCTCTACCAGTTCATGGGCTTCGCCGGCCTGCCGGAGGTCGTCGGTCAGGTCGGACTCGTGATGGTGCTCGTCGGCGCCATCCTCGTCGGCGTTGGCGAAGGGATCGCCGGCATCTTCGAGATCCCGGCGTGGGCGTTCGGTCACGTCCTCTCGTACCTGCGGATGGTCGCCGTCCTGCTCGCGAAGGGTGGGATGGCGTTCGCAGTGAACCTGCTGGTGTTCGGCGCCTACGACACGCCGGAGGGCTACACCTACTTCAACCTGCCCGGCATCCCGATCGAGACCATCTCGGGTTACGAGTACGAAGCGCTCGAGCCCGGGTTCGCTGGCCTCGTTCACATCGATCCGCTGATCGTGACGATCCCGATCGCGATCCTCGTGTTCGTGCTGGGACACATCCTCGTGCTCCTGCTCGGCATCACCGCGGCGGGCATCCAGATGCTCCGCCTCGAGTACGTCGAGTTCTTCCAGAAGTTCTACGAGGGCGGCGGTGAGGAGTACGAACCGTTCGGCCAGGAACGGTCGATCCAGGCCGACTGA
- a CDS encoding V-type ATP synthase subunit E, whose amino-acid sequence MSLDTVVEDIREEASARAEEIREAGDARADEIVSAAEDDADAILDAAETEVGREIDQLEEQRLSSAKLEAKQKRLEARRDVLGEVREQVERELVELDEGTREELTRTLLDAASVEFEAGDDVSVYGRGDDADLLESILGEYDGYEYAGEYDCLGGVVVESEQSRVRVNNTFDSLLEDVWEENLREISNRLFEQ is encoded by the coding sequence ATGAGTTTGGATACAGTCGTTGAGGACATTCGAGAAGAAGCTAGCGCGCGTGCGGAGGAGATCCGCGAAGCAGGCGATGCGCGCGCCGATGAGATCGTCTCGGCGGCCGAAGACGACGCAGACGCGATCCTCGACGCGGCGGAAACGGAGGTCGGACGAGAGATCGACCAGCTGGAAGAACAGCGACTCTCCAGTGCGAAGCTGGAGGCGAAACAGAAGCGTCTCGAGGCACGCCGTGACGTTCTCGGCGAGGTCCGCGAGCAAGTCGAGCGCGAACTCGTCGAACTCGACGAGGGCACCCGTGAGGAGCTCACCCGGACCCTGCTCGACGCCGCGAGCGTCGAGTTCGAGGCGGGCGACGACGTCAGCGTCTACGGCCGTGGCGACGACGCCGACCTCCTCGAGTCGATCCTCGGCGAGTACGACGGCTACGAGTACGCCGGGGAGTACGACTGTCTCGGCGGCGTCGTCGTCGAGAGCGAGCAGTCCCGCGTCCGGGTGAACAACACGTTCGACTCGCTCCTCGAGGACGTCTGGGAAGAGAATCTCCGAGAGATCAGCAACCGACTCTTCGAGCAATGA
- a CDS encoding V-type ATP synthase subunit C has translation MSAGASNPEFVNARVRSRRASLFADEDYRKLIRMGPSGIARFMEETEYEREINQLGTRFSGVDLIEYALNRNLAKHFHDLLDWSEGRLYDLIARYLRKFDVWNVKTIIRGIYTETPAEDIQTDLIRAGELDDALLNRLVEADEIEDVVDMLEGTIFHAPLEVAYEEYEQTGMLIPLENALDREFYENLLGDLGRPQEGPEALYVEFLEAEIDFRNARNALRLARSGADLDPAEFYIEGGVLFTEAELSRLVNDYDELVSHIADNRRYGNRLSTALTRLREAESLIQFEHALDAALLEYADRLSSIYPVSVSAVLSYILAKEREVENIRAIARGREVGLTESEIEDELVVL, from the coding sequence ATGAGTGCAGGTGCCTCGAATCCGGAGTTCGTGAACGCCCGCGTGCGGTCCCGTCGAGCGTCGCTGTTCGCAGACGAGGACTATCGGAAGCTGATCCGGATGGGGCCGAGCGGGATCGCACGGTTCATGGAGGAGACGGAGTACGAACGCGAGATCAACCAGCTCGGGACGCGCTTTTCGGGCGTCGACCTGATCGAGTATGCGCTGAACCGCAATCTCGCAAAGCACTTCCACGACTTACTCGACTGGTCGGAGGGCCGCCTCTACGACCTCATCGCCCGGTACCTCCGGAAGTTCGACGTCTGGAACGTCAAGACGATCATCCGTGGCATCTACACGGAGACGCCAGCCGAGGATATCCAGACGGACCTCATCCGCGCCGGCGAACTCGACGACGCGCTGCTCAACCGGCTGGTCGAAGCCGACGAGATCGAGGACGTCGTCGACATGCTCGAGGGGACGATCTTCCACGCGCCGCTCGAGGTGGCCTACGAGGAGTACGAACAGACGGGGATGCTCATCCCACTCGAGAACGCACTCGACCGGGAGTTCTACGAGAACTTACTCGGTGACCTCGGCCGGCCCCAGGAGGGCCCTGAAGCGCTGTACGTCGAGTTCCTCGAGGCCGAGATCGACTTCCGGAACGCCCGGAACGCGCTGCGGCTCGCCCGCAGCGGCGCCGATCTCGACCCGGCGGAGTTCTACATCGAGGGTGGCGTCCTCTTTACCGAGGCGGAACTCTCACGGTTGGTCAACGACTACGACGAACTCGTGAGCCACATCGCCGACAACCGCCGCTACGGTAATCGACTGTCGACGGCGCTGACCAGGCTGCGCGAGGCAGAGAGCCTCATCCAGTTCGAACACGCGCTGGACGCCGCGTTGCTCGAGTACGCCGATCGGCTCTCGAGCATCTACCCGGTGTCGGTGTCGGCGGTGCTGTCGTACATCCTCGCGAAAGAGCGGGAGGTCGAGAATATCCGCGCGATCGCGCGCGGTCGCGAGGTCGGCCTCACCGAGAGCGAAATCGAAGACGAACTGGTGGTCCTATGA
- a CDS encoding V-type ATP synthase subunit F produces the protein MSQEIAVVGSPEFTTGFRLAGVRRFENVPDAEKADALDDAVTEVLDDDGVGIVVMHDDDLEHLSRNVRQDVETSVEPVVVTIGSGTGGGGLRDQIKRAIGIDLMEEDNE, from the coding sequence ATGAGCCAGGAGATCGCGGTCGTCGGCAGTCCGGAGTTCACCACTGGATTCCGGCTCGCCGGCGTCAGACGGTTCGAGAACGTCCCGGACGCCGAGAAAGCAGACGCGTTAGACGATGCGGTGACGGAGGTTCTCGACGACGACGGCGTCGGCATCGTCGTCATGCACGACGACGACCTCGAGCACCTCTCGCGGAACGTCAGACAGGACGTCGAGACGAGCGTCGAACCGGTCGTCGTCACGATCGGCAGCGGAACCGGTGGTGGCGGCCTGCGCGACCAGATCAAGCGCGCGATCGGTATCGACCTGATGGAAGAAGACAACGAGTAA
- a CDS encoding ATP synthase subunit A — MSQAQETETVREDGVIESVSGPVVTAADLDARMNDVVYVGDEGLMGEVIEIEGNLTTIQVYEETSGVGPGEPVENTGEPLSVDLGPGLLDTIYDGVQRPLDELEEKMQSAFLDRGVDAPGIDLERTWEFTPSVEEGDAVEPGDVIGEVPETESITHKVMVPPDYEGGEITSIEAGEFTVEETVAELSSGEEISMHQEWPVRKARPAAEKETPTVPLQSGQRIQDGLFPIAKGGTAAIPGPFGSGKTVTQHQLAKWSDADIVVYVGCGERGNEMTEVIEDFPNLEDPMTGKPLMSRTCLIANTSNMPVAARESCIYTGITIAEYFRDMGYDVALMADSTSRWAEAMREISSRLEEMPGEEGYPAYLAAALSEFYERAGLFQNVNGTKGSVTAIGAVSPPGGDFSEPVTQNTLRIVKTFWALDADLAERRHFPSINWNESYSLYRQQLDPWFRENVAEDFPEVRQWAIDVLDEEDELQEIVQLVGKDALPEDQQLTLEVARYLREAWLQQNAFHDVDTYCEPKKTYRMLEAIKTFNDEAFQALEAGVPVEEIQNVDAAPRLNRMGTADEWREFIEELEADLKEQIRGLY, encoded by the coding sequence ATGAGTCAGGCACAGGAAACGGAGACCGTCCGCGAGGACGGTGTCATCGAAAGCGTGAGCGGTCCGGTCGTGACCGCCGCGGACCTCGACGCCCGGATGAACGACGTCGTCTACGTCGGCGACGAAGGGCTGATGGGCGAGGTCATCGAAATCGAAGGGAACCTGACCACGATTCAGGTGTACGAGGAGACCTCCGGGGTCGGCCCCGGCGAACCCGTCGAGAACACGGGCGAGCCCCTGAGCGTCGACCTCGGACCGGGCCTGCTGGACACCATCTACGACGGCGTCCAGCGCCCGCTCGACGAACTCGAGGAGAAGATGCAGTCGGCGTTCCTCGACCGCGGGGTCGACGCGCCGGGCATCGACCTCGAGCGAACCTGGGAGTTCACCCCGTCCGTCGAGGAAGGCGACGCGGTCGAGCCAGGGGACGTCATCGGCGAGGTTCCCGAGACCGAGAGCATCACCCACAAAGTGATGGTCCCGCCGGATTACGAGGGCGGTGAGATCACGTCGATCGAAGCCGGTGAGTTCACGGTCGAAGAGACCGTCGCGGAACTGTCCTCCGGCGAAGAGATCTCGATGCACCAGGAGTGGCCGGTCCGAAAGGCCCGCCCCGCAGCCGAAAAGGAGACGCCAACGGTCCCGCTGCAGTCGGGCCAGCGTATCCAGGACGGACTGTTCCCGATCGCCAAGGGTGGGACCGCAGCGATTCCCGGTCCGTTCGGTTCGGGGAAGACGGTCACCCAGCACCAGCTCGCGAAGTGGTCCGACGCGGACATCGTCGTCTACGTCGGCTGTGGCGAGCGTGGAAACGAGATGACCGAGGTCATCGAGGACTTCCCGAACCTCGAGGATCCGATGACGGGCAAGCCGCTGATGAGCCGAACGTGTCTCATCGCGAACACCTCGAATATGCCTGTCGCCGCCCGTGAGTCCTGTATCTACACGGGAATCACGATCGCGGAATACTTCCGTGACATGGGCTACGACGTCGCGCTGATGGCCGACTCCACCTCCCGGTGGGCGGAAGCCATGCGTGAAATCTCGAGCCGACTCGAGGAGATGCCCGGCGAGGAAGGCTACCCCGCCTATCTCGCGGCGGCGCTCTCCGAGTTCTACGAGCGCGCTGGCCTGTTCCAGAACGTAAACGGCACCAAGGGATCGGTGACGGCGATCGGCGCCGTCTCGCCACCGGGCGGAGACTTCTCCGAGCCGGTCACCCAGAACACCCTGCGGATCGTCAAGACGTTCTGGGCGCTCGACGCGGACCTCGCCGAACGGCGACACTTCCCGTCGATCAACTGGAACGAGTCGTACTCGCTGTATCGCCAGCAACTCGACCCCTGGTTCCGCGAGAACGTCGCCGAGGACTTCCCGGAGGTCCGCCAGTGGGCCATCGACGTCCTCGACGAGGAAGACGAGCTCCAGGAGATCGTTCAGCTCGTCGGCAAGGACGCCTTGCCCGAGGACCAGCAGCTGACCCTCGAGGTCGCCCGCTACCTGCGTGAAGCGTGGCTCCAGCAGAACGCGTTCCACGACGTGGACACCTACTGCGAGCCGAAGAAGACCTACCGGATGCTCGAGGCGATCAAGACGTTCAACGACGAGGCCTTCCAGGCGCTCGAGGCGGGCGTCCCGGTCGAGGAGATCCAGAACGTCGACGCCGCACCGCGGCTCAACCGGATGGGAACGGCCGACGAGTGGCGCGAGTTCATCGAGGAACTCGAGGCAGACCTCAAAGAACAGATTCGGGGGCTGTACTGA